The Anguilla anguilla isolate fAngAng1 chromosome 19, fAngAng1.pri, whole genome shotgun sequence genome has a segment encoding these proteins:
- the apex1 gene encoding DNA-(apurinic or apyrimidinic site) endonuclease has translation MSKRGKKAEDGTGDVDQDNGAAPDTKKAKKGKEPEAPVLYEDPPDQLTSKDGRAANMKITSWNVDGLRAWVKKKGLDWVREEAPDVLCLQETKCAEKSLPADITSMPEYPHKYWAGSDEKEGYSGVAMLCKTEPLSVTYGIDKEEHDKEGRVITAEFPDFFLVTAYVPNASRGLVRLDYRKTWDEDFRAYLSELDGRKPLVLCGDLNVAHQEIDLKNAKGNRKNPGFTPEEREGFTQLLEAGFVDSFRELYPEQANAYTFWTYMMNARSKNVGWRLDYFVLSKALLPSLCDSKIRGKAMGSDHCPITLHLAI, from the exons ATGTCGAAGAGAGGAAAGAAGGCCGAAGACGGAACTGGAGATGTGGATCAGGACAACGGCGCAG CTCCAGACACCAAGAAAGCCAAGAAGGGGAAGGAGCCGGAGGCCCCCGTGCTGTACGAAGACCCGCCGGATCAGCTGACCTCCAAAGACGGGCGCGCCGCCAACATGAAGATCACCTCCTGGAACGTGGACGGCCTGCGGGCCTGGGTCAAGAAGAAGGGGCTGGAC TGGGTGCGCGAGGAGGCCCCGGACGTGCTCTGCCTGCAGGAGACGAAGTGCGCTGAGAAGTCCCTCCCTGCTGACATCACCTCCATGCCCGAGTACCCGCACAAGTACTGGGCCGGTTCCGACGAAAAGGAGGGGTACAGCGGGGTGGCCATGCTCTGCAAAACCGAGCCCCTGTCCGTCACCTATGGCATCG ACAAGGAAGAGCACGACAAGGAGGGTCGCGTCATCACGGCCGAGTTCCCCGACTTCTTCCTGGTCACGGCCTACGTGCCCAACGCCAGCCGGGGCCTGGTCCGCCTGGACTACCGCAAGACCTGGGACGAGGACTTCCGGGCCTACCTGAGCGAGCTGGACGGGCGCAAGCCGCTGGTGCTCTGCGGCGACCTCAACGTGGCGCACCAGGAGATCGACCTGAAGAACGCCAAGGGCAACCGCAAGAACCCCGGCTTCACCCCCGAGGAGCGCGAGGGCTTCACCCAGCTGCTGGAGGCCGGCTTCGTCGACAGCTTCCGGGAGCTGTACCCGGAGCAGGCCAACGCCTACACCTTCTGGACCTACATGATGAACGCCCGCTCCAAGAACGTGGGCTGGCGCCTGGACTACTTCGTGCTCTCCAAGGCCCTGCTCCCCAGCCTGTGCGACAGCAAGATTCGCGGCAAAGCCATGGGGAGCGACCACTGCCCCATAACCCTCCACCTGGCCATCTag